The Salvia splendens isolate huo1 chromosome 20, SspV2, whole genome shotgun sequence nucleotide sequence CAAGGCGGGACGCCCAGACGAATCAGCTGGAGTTGTAAATGAGATGGAGTTGAGAGGCTGTCAGCCAACATCTTTTATCTATAGTGTTCTGATTCATACATATGGGATTGAGAATAAGATTGAGGATGGCATTGATACATTCCTTCAATTGGAGAGAAATGGGGTGAAGGCTGATGTGGCTGTGTATAATCCCTCGATCAGTGCTTTCTGCAAAGTGAACAAGCTCGAAAATGCCTACAAAGTTGTGGATGAGATGTACAAGTTGATTGGCCGTTGGAAGACGGATTGTTCAAAGTTGCTCCACAGAAGACCATTCTTCAAGCTCTCGAAGGTCGTTCTCGAATTCGGGAATCGTATGAATGAGGGAATCGAACAAGCTCTGCATAAGATTGAAGTACCAAAGCATCGTACTGAGCGTGTCTTTCGGGTTTTCAAAGGAATGTTTCAACCTTTTGTTGAAGGAAATATGCATATACcaaaccttgaggacaaggttatTTGAAGGAGGGGAGATTTGGTGCatgaaaaggagtagagtttgttGAGGCAGTTAGATTTGGTTAAGTGCAGTTAAAGGAATTAGTTAGCAGCAGAATTAGCTAGTTAATTAGGTGGTTATTAAGTAAAATAGCTAATCCTCTATAAATAGCATTGTACTTTTCTTCAATAGgtaatcaattaatgaaatggAATATCGTTTTCTCTCTTATCTTCCTCTCTCAATACTCTGCAACTTCCGGTGAATTCTCCGGTCAAGTTCCGGTGCCTTCCTCGGTGGCTGTTCAGACCCCAGCCGCCCTAGTCTGCACCAATGAACGTCACCGCTTTAGGCATTTTGGTGATTACGGTGGTAGTGAATGTGGCCATACAGGTCATCCAGATGCACGCTTATTTAGGCAACAGGCTAGGGTTTCATGAGGAGCTTTTGGGGACTGTGTCGATGTTGTTCCTCCTTCTCATGTTTGTTTCCGCGGCGGTCATGATTCCTTCTATGAAACGTTATCTGGAGACGAAATATCACGAGATGCATCGATCTGCTTTGATTGAGGATGaaatttatttggagaaagTGATCACCGTTGATAAATTGAGAGTGTTGGTGAAGAAATATTGGATGATGGCAGAAACTAGCAATCCTCAGTTCGTGATTGCTCGTTCTGTGACGTGCACCACCTCTGGAATGTTGAGCTTGATGATCTCTCTGGTTTTGGTGGAAGTCGAGATTCGGATGGCGATTGGGTTTGGTTTGCTGCAGCACTCGTTCTCCAGCTATGGATGGTCAACCAAGTTTGTTCTTATAGCTCAGAGTGCCGGGGTAATCGTTGGCAAGATTGCTCCCGCGTCAAGATGGTTCGTTGCTGTGAAATACAGCTCGTTGAATCAAAGCGGAAGGAGTTTTGGAGATGCAGTGAGTGTTGAGGAGTATTGGACTCAGAAGATGGTGGAGTGGAGGCAGAGCTCTTTGTCTTTCCAAATTCGACATTTCAAGAGCAGGAAGCTTGTTCATGATTTGAGAGCTTTGTTTTTGAAGTCTTGCATTTCTGTTCAGCGTCTGGTTGTTCTTGCTAGCAAACTAGTTCTTCTCATCTCTATCTGTTTCACTAGCCCAGCGATTTCGTGCGTTGACTATTTCACGAGGCTGAAGAGGCAGAATCGCGTAGCGCACTCTGCATCCTCGCATGGGCCAGAGGTCTCGGAGAAGGTTGATTCCGTGCTGGATTTGAGCCATTATGTGATGCTGCTGGAAGGGGAACTAGAGCTTCCTGCAGAGACTCTGGAGAATATCTGCAAAGAAATTGATCAAGTTATTCATAAAGGCAAGTTGAAAAGGCCCAAGAATTTGCTCAAACTGCTCTCCAAATCTTGCATCTTCAAAGGAGTTGGGGAATTCGACAGCAGTCAAGTTCCAGCTCTGCATTCTCAAGATCTTCCCTATTGCTGGTCTCTACCTGTGGTGACGCTGGCTTGCATCGCGCTAGCTCTTCCCAATGTTGAGAAGAGCAAATCGGATGGCCTGCTGAGCAGCGTGACTGAAGGGCTTCGCCTCGTGAAGCTCGTGGACAAGACCATGGATAGATAAGGCGGTCTGGCAAACATAAGAACCGCTGCAGATGTGGTGTGGGTGAAAGTGGAACTTTACCACAAATGGCAAGACGAAGATCTTCGCGAGGCGTCTGTTAAAGGAAAAAATGCTGCAGAGATACTACAAGAGCTCATCTATAAAGCTGAGAAGACTGTGCTCGAGTTCCAGAGAAACGCCCGGGACTGCCTCATGAAGAATCCTCTCAACTGGCCTGCTAATGTCATTGCATCTAACGCGATGTATAGGATGTCAAGAACAGTCTTGCTCAACCATGGAGGCTGTGAAAACGACGAAACAGATGAGGCCTTGTTCGACAAGCTGTCTTCCATGATTGCAGATATATTGGCGGCATGCCTTACCAATCTGGCTCATGTGATAACTGTCAAGTGTCACCACAGTGCCATTGAGGTCAGGGAGAAAAGCGTGCGTAAAGCAGCTATGCTTCTGGGCGAAACTGAGGAGATTTTGGCGCTTCTCCAGCAACGACAAGTGCCAATACTTGCGCCTCGGAAGGCAACGGATATTGAAGAATGGCGCGCAGGAAAAGATAGAAAAACAGAGCTCCATTACTAGGCCTAACTAAGAGAGAGCTCGGGATGACCGTGTGAACGTGAAAGTCGAGTTATGATATGAAAGTAGTGATGTTATTGTTCTGGCTTCTGCAAGAAGTCTGCTATCTGCCACCATCATCCTAGTCATGTTGTAAAATGTAAATCATGATTTTCATTTGAAGTCTGTTAATAATCTCGTCTTTGATTATTGAACAATCAATGGTATGAGCAGCAGACACTGCAATTATTGGTTGATCAATTATTTTTCCGACAAATTATGGCATGCCAATCATGCTTGAACTAAAACTGGATAAGGATCCAACATTTCAGCCCAAAAATGGATCTTGATAAGTTTCCATATTTGGAACATGAACTGCTTACATTGATTAAACATAGACTTGACTTGGTCATAACTGTGAAAGATGATCAAAATGGCACTGTTCACACGGCAGTCAAATTTCAAGAACTTGACTCCATATGAAcagaaattcaaatttcaattcaGTATACCCCTTGAAAGTTGGCTTTTCCTTGAAGAAGATGAGAATCACTTTTGACTTCTATTCGAAGAGATTAGGTGGGACAGTAACAATTACTCCTCTAGTTGCAACCTGAATGAAACCAAGTAGGACAAAAATCagattaatttaataatccAATCATTTTAAATGGCACGTCCTTGACATCGTTAGCCTAATATTGTTGACTACTATTTCTATATCCAAGTTGAAGATTCCAGTTTGCATTATTCACACACTTCTCCCTCATTGAGGGACCACCAAAAAAGAAAGGGAGAGATCCAAGAAACATCAGCTCTAGCAATCTCAGTTGGTAAAAGCAAAAGGTTTTGTTGACAATTCACATCAAGGAGATCTGCAGACAATGCCGGGAGAAGCATCGGATATCGAGAGGAAGCTAGAGGCGCCGATGCCATGGATAGGCATGTATGTCGCCATGGCCTCCCTCGTCTGTGCTCTTGCAATGGCAGCTGATACCATCCATGGATTCAGAGGCAAGAAGCACTGGTTGCCGAGTAAAGTCTTCTCGCTCAACGCAACTTCCTTGACGTTGCTAGCTGTGGCCATGAAGCTGCCAGTGGATCTCACAACTCGGATGTATGCTGCCACGGATCGCCTTGCGAAGATTTGCAGCCTAGCCTTCATGTCAACTGCTATGGCCAATTTCATGACCAGTTTAGGATCAATGGAGGACAAAGACATGTTGATGAATGTGACTGCTTTAGGCATTCTTGTGGTCACAGTTGTGGTGAATTTCATTGTTCAAGTCATCCAGATGAGGCAGTTTCTTCGCGGGAGAAAAATGTTTTGTGAGGAGATCACCGCAGCTGCTTTCATGCTCCTCTCACTTCTCATGGTCATATCTTCCGCTGTGATGGCCCCCGCCACTAAGAAGTATCTTGAGTCCAAGTACCACGAGATGATGAAGATGGCCTCGGACGAACAAATCCTGGAGTCGATGGAGGAGGGAGATTTCATGTTTGATAAACTTAGGAACATGATCAAGAAATATTGGGTGATGGCTGAAACCAGCAGTCCTCAGTTTGTCATTGCGCGGTCCGTTACCTGCACTGCTTCTGGTATCATTTCTATGCTCACTGCTGTTCTCGTGGCGCAAGCTGAGATCAGACTGGTGATGGAGTACAAGGGAATCGACATAGCTGCCTCCACGTATGGATGGTCAACTAAATGGATTGTTCTTGCTCAGTCGTTCGGGGTGGCAGTGGGGGCGGTTGCCCCTGCAATCAGGTGTTTCAACGCGATCAAGTTCAAATGCTCGGAGAATGTGAGCCGGGGCTTCAGAGACGAGTTCAAGATCGATGCTTACTGGATACAGATGATGGTGGAGTGGAGACAGAGCTCTCTGCCTATGCAGATCAGAGACAGAAAGTGGAGGAAGTTTCTTCACAAAACCAAAGGCCTAATATTGAGCTTTCTTGTAAGAGTGCAGATTCTGATAGTTCTTTGTAGCACAGCACTTAGATACATATTTTTCTGCTTTGCAACTCCATGCTTCCACTGTTTGAAAAGATTGAAGAGTATATTCAGCTCGAGGAAATCACAAGTTCATGGGATTTCTGGATCACAGCAAGAAATTCTAGACCTGAGCCGTTATGTTCTGCTGCTCGAAGGTGAGGCCGAGCTTCCTCAGAAAATCCAAGTGAACATATGTGAGGAAGTGGACAGACTGGTGAGGACCGGGAAGAAGCAGCAGCCAAAGAATCTCCTAAGCCTGCTTCACAAAGTCGGAAACTTCAAAGGGCTGAGAAAAGTCGACAAGAACCAAGTTCCGAGCCTGCATTCTCAAGAGCCTCCCAAGTGCTGGTCTTTGCCTTTGGTGACACTGACAAGCATAGCTATTGCACTTCCTAACATCCCAAAGAAGGAGGTGAGCTGGCTGCTGCGGAGCGTGGATGAAGGGCTGTTCTACGTTAAGCTCATCGAGAAAACACTTGACAAGAAGGGGAATCTAGTGAACAGCAGAAATGCAGCAGATGTGATTTGGGTTGGAGTGGAGCTGTACCGCAAATGGCAGGATAACGATCTCCAAGAGACGTCTCTCAAGGGGAGGGACTCAAAGGAGATGCTACAGGAACTGTCGAAGCAAGCAGAGCAAGGCATTGTGGATTTCAAGAGAGAGGTGAGAGATTTTGTGACGGAAAACCCCCTAAACTGGCCAGTTAAGGCCATTGCTGCAAACTCAATGTACAGAATCTGCCAGAGGCTTCTCAAGGCCTATGAAGGCGATCATCTGCATGCGGACGAGAGACTTTTCCAACAGTTGGCCAACATGATAGCAAATATACTAGCAGCGTCGCTTACCAATCTGATGCGCGTTGTGATCATCAAGTGTCACCAGAGGGACatcaagaagaaggagaagaacgTGCGCGAAGCAGCTCTTCTGTTGGGGGAAACAGAAGAGATTCTTCAAGTTCTTCAGCAGCACAGAGCTACAACAAGAACGGATCCTGATGAATCGGAGTTTATTGAAAAATGGTGTAACTTGTTGATCAAGAGGAAAGTTTAGAGTTTTACATCATTAAATGTTTAAACAAGGCCTCATTTTGTGCAACTTGGAATATGTTGTTGCATCCAGTTGAAATCTAGGATGATATTGTTTATCAACAAATTTGGCATCACACACACCAGAGATTTTTAATGTGGTGAAACTTCATTCCACTTGATATGAAGTACTAATGTGAAGTTTTGGTTAGAGTTTACTTCAGTACTTCATATTTTAGTCAAGTCTGAAAATTGGACTTTTGCGGATTCAATCACACAACCAGAGCATATATAATCCAATAGTAGTAAATAGAAAGTGATACTCCTCACATCATGTTCAATTTGTGAGTATGATGCACACAAAATTTTACATATTCTTACAGAGATGTTTTCTTTCGTTATTTATGTATGAAATTTCAATTTGTGTGACAACGAGTATGCAAATTGTGAAGGCTTCCTAGCGCGAAATAAATGGGTAACGTACCATTTGAAGAAGTGGAGTCTCAACGCACGGAGACTACAAAGCAAGCAAGAAATGTTCAATGAATCATACTAAAGCCCAAAATATTATTGAATGTGCATTTGGCATAATGAAAATGCATTGAGGATTACTTTGACGTACTATCCAATCAAGGTTCTGACTAGGCTCATCATGGCCTGTGcacaatttttgaaaaatgcaCATCGATTGGACGGAACAAAAATTAGAACTTAATGGAGATGTGAATAGtaatgaagaagatgatgatgacgacaCTGAAGTTATAAATGATGTTGAACCTTGTACATAGTAAGTTGAACCTTCTACGTAGTGTGCTTTAAAACACGTGTCGTTCCTAAATGTTGTCACTCCTAGTTtttagggacgaagggagtatgtcATACGAGCATCCATAACCATGCTTTTGTCTGCGAGCACGTTTGTGGGCCCGGCGccactattcatgcctgctctctggcaacagcacaacacccacagctgtgctcttccgcaaggacgagcacaattcaatttaaaattcaattaaacaaaaacatttccataatattaaaattcattaaaaaaccacaataaatattacaaattacaaataaaataaaaaagacataattaaaatcctaaaaattaaaaattacataattaaacccctaaaaattaaaaattacataattaaactcctaaaaattaaaaattacataattattggctaatattacccgtggaagactactgatccggcggcactaaccccaattgtttttggagacccaatattaTGGCCTCATGCGTTTGAAGTTgtgtgggggtcatagttgacctatcggccatattgagttggcctaagagcatctacagtgagttgttcgggggtggaggtggtgcatagggagcgggttcggcgcgacggcggttggccgccgccttcttccttccttgcggtcggcgttgggaaccgctcggtccggcgtcggggctacccaagttagctccggcgagttggctagccacttcttcggagccgacgtcggatagggataccgaccttgactgtttggaggagccgctagaggaggatgttacgtctcccatatacttcgggtgtGTCCGCGTATcgtgccaaacgttgaggtacttgaacgacttgcagttcattgaacttgccaatttcatcgttggctcggccgatggcgttgcgctcgatcgttcccggtggccggttttcattgtaccggcgagcgacgcgccaccaaaagtgctcgtcggattggttcgtgccaaccaccacatcttcggagatttccaagtactccttgaacaatttatccatctccgcaggagtgtacggtgtgcggacaccgcgagtaggaggagtcggagtttgggagggggcggtcggcctaggctccggtgtccacccgtatcgcccttcggaggcaccttgatcgtcgattgggtatggccggtagccacccggaacgcccgaactttggatttgaggaggggccgaatatcctgtttccggactaggaaacggttgtgaaccgaaccattcggggttccaatcGTGAGACGGCGGGTGGTCAtagccttggccggacattgttatgatgtagggtggaagaaagattgagaatggatatgagagaatgaagatgagaatggatatgggagaatggatatgagaattgtgtagtttgatgtgaatttttggtgtgaaagtgtgggtatttatagatgaaagtgtgtattttttggggaaaaaaataaaaaaaaattaaaaagtggtaaaaaacggtaataaacggatatattttttttgggaagtgaaaaaaaaattattttttaatcagtttttttaattaaaaaccgatttttaataaaaaaaatatatatattcaaaggcaacggctatgccgttgcccaatcgccgtTCGCCACAtgtcctgctcgctggcacggcgctgctcgatgtgccagcggcggcgagccttgtccttgccagcggcgcggatgGATGCGGAGCCCGATgccaccgttgtgcatgctctaagTCTGATGCTAGCGAGAAAGTGTCTTCTCCAATTACTAGTCAGACATCGAAATGAAATATAAACTTGAGAACCGGTACCCACCACAGTCTCGTGAACATTCTAGAAAGGACATGGGAAGCTCTTTCAAATAACAAAACTCATTAAAGACTATTATTCGATCAAACTCTATTACTAAAtagtacttcctccatccctaaaaaatatgcactttgagtttgacacgagttttaatgtaaaattagtaagtatgagagagatagagagaaaaagtaattaaagtattgttagtggaaatgggtctcacctcattaaagagaaaaagttttcaaaattggaaagtgcatattcttgtgggacgaactaaaatcacctcattaaagagaaaaagttttcaaaattggaaagtgcatattcttgtgggacgaactaaaaatgaaagagtgcatattcttatgaaaCGGAAAAAGTAGTATTAACTTTATACTTAACATATAaaataacatttcttaaaatttggtTATCCAAATGTATaatctattatgggacgaagaATATTATTTACTGGTCACATCACCCAAGTCGGTCTAATAAATATATTGAGTCATTTGTTTTATATAGGCATGGTAAAAACTACTGCTGGTAAATTGTAACTATAATACACTCATGGAGCCAGCTCTTTAGAGCAGCTATTCCCCCCTCCCCCCTCCCTCTATATGTATACGTGTATTTTTGATTATTTACTTCAACAACACTGAATACCCCTCCttatatacataaatttttctatatattattcttttgcCCCTCCTCAAATGAAATCTTGGCTATGCTCCTGAATGTGCTGTCAATATTGATAGGTGTATTAGTGTATGATATTTATTCCCTAATTTTGGGATTCATGGAAAAATTatactatacatatataatgttTCAAtgtagtacaaaaagttttaagttaACATAAATCGTacaaaaatgttttattatGGTTTCAAGTTAATGTTAGGATTTGTATACTGAAAAatatatttcgagcatgttgtacggatagaattgcttgtatacaataaactctacaattcacttttaactccaggcgagaagaagtaactgtatcgcattggtgtttgcttatgcatttataagatgtttcttagacatttaaatgtataagaagcaaacaagtctaattcttctgcatagtagactggtcgtgaacaacgttcacagaaggtgacgcagtcggtcctttgtagaagagaaatagagtttcacaacctagataggctttggctacctatcgtgaaatgtTGCAGTGTCAATCcacatgtttccttaccttaggaaataaacgataCTGGTgtagtatagcactgaaggatctaacagttaagataagtgtttcttgttatttactgaaagacaaggtctcagtgattgttatttcttaatcattattGACAtaataacattgagcatacgatattgattatgcattactttgatttatcaaatggtacggatttttcgcaatccaagaatcctcatatcttgggtagtggtgatcaatgtctagaggtgctagtattgttattgcaatgaatcgtgtgttgGGTGAGTCCTTTAttatgtctcatttattctcctatttatattaagttacatattgggcccagtcaaggatctatggaaggttttagatatggcctcccccaattagctttttactaattaaattgaactcacaatttaatacaagcttatattggaatattacgagtagccactacagaagtaatattgcactgcccatccaaatatgaaattataagtaatccgggcttccgttttgtttgatgtttatttcccgcgcttaagatagaaatatccattaattaattagtgtctgctatTGACTCAATTAATTAACACACTATTAGAAAATTGGCTTGTAATGGCACTTAAAATTGTCACTAGAAAATTACTGTGCTGACACTTCATCTATAATGGCACTTGATGCAAGTGCAGCACAGGGTACCTGTAGTAAGAGGTAGTGTGTAGATATTACATCTATGATGGCACTTTTTATGTTGAAGTGcagtaacaatatattataaagtgcagtgaaaagctagtgtgtagatagtacatctatgctggcactttttataaagtgtgataaaaaaagtgtagtgagaagcaatttttctagtagtgacatcttttaattccaagagtggacttagcaagaaacacttatttattattcatggaataattaaattccaattggccagtttctgaataataaaatcttGTCTTGAGCTCCTCTtaggacattatcaaaccagaCTCACCAGGCGCGTGATTCAACacaatagcaatcctagcaccgctagatattaattaccactacccaatatatcaggattattgggttgcgaaaaacccgcaccatttgataagtcaaagtaatgcataattaataatgtatgctcaatgctaacgtatgttgattaagaaatagctgtttatcaagacctagtatTCTAGTAGATAGCatgaagacatgtcttgctgttagatccgttcagtgctataccacaccaatgtcatcttatttcagtaaggcttaaaaataatcggactgacattgcaaccatTCGCGATAGGTAACCAAAGcccatctaggttgtgaaattcttatttctattttgcaaagcattgcatagaaccgaccgtgttaccttaaagagaacgtcgcccacaaccggtctactaagcaaaagactttgactttgtttacttcttatgcatttaaatgtttatgaaacatcttataaatgcacaagccaACACaatataatactccttccgtcccacataatttgagccagttttccattttgggccgtcccacataatttgacccatttcacttttaccatttttgtagtggaccccacattccactaactcattcctactcacatttaattataaaactaatatataaaagtaggacccac carries:
- the LOC121781429 gene encoding uncharacterized protein LOC121781429 codes for the protein MNVTALGILVITVVVNVAIQVIQMHAYLGNRLGFHEELLGTVSMLFLLLMFVSAAVMIPSMKRYLETKYHEMHRSALIEDEIYLEKVITVDKLRVLVKKYWMMAETSNPQFVIARSVTCTTSGMLSLMISLVLVEVEIRMAIGFGLLQHSFSSYGWSTKFVLIAQSAGVIVGKIAPASRWFVAVKYSSLNQSGRSFGDAVSVEEYWTQKMVEWRQSSLSFQIRHFKSRKLVHDLRALFLKSCISVQRLVVLASKLVLLISICFTSPAISCVDYFTRLKRQNRVAHSASSHGPEVSEKVDSVLDLSHYVMLLEGELELPAETLENICKEIDQVIHKGKLKRPKNLLKLLSKSCIFKGVGEFDSSQVPALHSQDLPYCWSLPVVTLACIALALPNVEKSKSDGLLSSVTEGLRLVKLVDKTMDR
- the LOC121781430 gene encoding uncharacterized protein LOC121781430 — encoded protein: MPGEASDIERKLEAPMPWIGMYVAMASLVCALAMAADTIHGFRGKKHWLPSKVFSLNATSLTLLAVAMKLPVDLTTRMYAATDRLAKICSLAFMSTAMANFMTSLGSMEDKDMLMNVTALGILVVTVVVNFIVQVIQMRQFLRGRKMFCEEITAAAFMLLSLLMVISSAVMAPATKKYLESKYHEMMKMASDEQILESMEEGDFMFDKLRNMIKKYWVMAETSSPQFVIARSVTCTASGIISMLTAVLVAQAEIRLVMEYKGIDIAASTYGWSTKWIVLAQSFGVAVGAVAPAIRCFNAIKFKCSENVSRGFRDEFKIDAYWIQMMVEWRQSSLPMQIRDRKWRKFLHKTKGLILSFLVRVQILIVLCSTALRYIFFCFATPCFHCLKRLKSIFSSRKSQVHGISGSQQEILDLSRYVLLLEGEAELPQKIQVNICEEVDRLVRTGKKQQPKNLLSLLHKVGNFKGLRKVDKNQVPSLHSQEPPKCWSLPLVTLTSIAIALPNIPKKEVSWLLRSVDEGLFYVKLIEKTLDKKGNLVNSRNAADVIWVGVELYRKWQDNDLQETSLKGRDSKEMLQELSKQAEQGIVDFKREVRDFVTENPLNWPVKAIAANSMYRICQRLLKAYEGDHLHADERLFQQLANMIANILAASLTNLMRVVIIKCHQRDIKKKEKNVREAALLLGETEEILQVLQQHRATTRTDPDESEFIEKWCNLLIKRKV